One Burkholderia sp. PAMC 26561 genomic window carries:
- a CDS encoding Ig-like domain-containing protein, with translation MSTNDVTPATPSIMGLIDHSVSNYADFSYGSTLHDDAPGIVFTTIPGATYSMYDNGALIGTMVATKTNTNWTVPSVLFNGAHELTLMATDAAGNNSAQASINFTVAAGPAAPAYLGLIDHSVSNYAEADIAQVTHDAHPSLVLSATVGDTLNLFDNGQLVGTMVVTQANTKWDLPTLSNGVHNLSITETNASGTSVPLFLQMTVDAPAATPSVMSLMATAVDATPATPSIMGLIDHSVSNYADFSYGSTLHDDAPGIVFASIPGATYSMYDNGALIGTMVATKTNTNWTVPSVLFNGAHELTLMATDAAGNNSAQASINFTVAAGPAAPAYLGLIDHSVSNYAEADIAQVTHDAHPSLVLSATVGDTLNLFDNGQLVGTMVVTQANTKWDLPTLSNGVHNLSITETSASGTSVPLFLQMTVDAPAATPSVMSLMATAVDATPATPSIMGLIDHSVSNYADFSYGSTLHDDAPGIVFASIPGATYSMYDNGALIGTMVATKTNTNWTVPSVLFNGAHELTLMATDAAGNNSAQASINFTVAAGPAAPAYLGLIDHSVSNYAEADIAQVTHDAHPSLVLSATVGDTLNLFDNGQLVGTMVVTQANTKWDLPTLSNGVHNLSITETNASGTSVPLFLQMTVDATPAPAVQSLVSAAHAVSQDVTAVSNDASVGLHDKFVASAGHQNVDLNVDPNSYFKQSSAHIEGGSKGLHTMHLEGSHQVLDLTSLTGQTAAAKISGVQAFDLGGHGNTLHLSLVDVLNLGQADLFQHDGNKQLMVNGSSADTVDVSHVKLAGVADAPWVEHGTASVGGVAYNVYQNSAAHADLLIQQGVHAVVH, from the coding sequence ATGTCTACAAATGATGTCACGCCTGCAACACCGTCCATCATGGGCCTGATCGATCACTCGGTGAGCAACTACGCTGATTTCAGTTACGGTTCGACCTTGCACGACGATGCACCCGGCATCGTCTTCACGACCATTCCTGGCGCCACCTACAGCATGTACGACAACGGTGCGCTGATCGGTACCATGGTTGCCACCAAGACGAACACGAACTGGACCGTTCCGTCAGTCCTGTTCAACGGCGCGCATGAGCTCACGCTGATGGCCACCGACGCAGCGGGCAACAACAGCGCACAGGCGAGCATCAACTTCACGGTAGCAGCAGGTCCGGCCGCACCGGCATACCTCGGCTTGATCGATCATTCGGTGAGCAATTATGCTGAAGCGGACATTGCACAGGTGACGCATGATGCTCATCCGTCGCTCGTGCTGAGCGCAACGGTTGGCGACACGCTGAACCTGTTCGACAACGGCCAGTTGGTCGGAACCATGGTGGTGACGCAAGCCAACACGAAGTGGGACCTGCCTACGTTGTCCAATGGCGTGCATAACCTGAGCATCACGGAGACGAACGCATCGGGCACGAGCGTTCCGCTGTTCCTGCAGATGACTGTGGATGCGCCGGCTGCAACGCCTTCCGTCATGAGTTTGATGGCGACGGCCGTTGACGCAACGCCTGCAACACCGTCCATCATGGGCCTGATCGATCACTCGGTGAGCAACTACGCTGATTTCAGTTACGGTTCGACCTTGCACGACGATGCACCCGGCATCGTCTTCGCGAGCATTCCCGGCGCCACCTACAGCATGTACGACAACGGCGCGCTGATCGGTACCATGGTTGCCACCAAGACGAACACGAACTGGACCGTTCCGTCAGTCCTGTTCAACGGCGCGCATGAGCTTACGCTGATGGCCACCGACGCAGCGGGCAACAACAGCGCACAGGCGAGCATCAACTTCACAGTAGCAGCAGGTCCGGCCGCACCGGCATACCTCGGCTTGATCGATCATTCGGTGAGCAATTATGCTGAAGCGGACATTGCACAGGTGACGCATGATGCTCATCCGTCGCTCGTGCTGAGCGCAACGGTTGGCGACACGCTGAACCTGTTCGACAACGGCCAGTTGGTCGGAACGATGGTGGTGACGCAAGCCAACACGAAGTGGGACCTGCCTACGTTGTCCAATGGCGTGCATAACCTGAGCATCACGGAGACGAGCGCATCGGGCACGAGCGTTCCGCTGTTCCTGCAGATGACTGTGGATGCGCCGGCTGCAACGCCTTCCGTCATGAGTTTGATGGCGACGGCCGTTGACGCAACGCCTGCAACACCGTCCATCATGGGCCTGATCGATCACTCGGTGAGCAACTACGCTGATTTCAGTTACGGTTCGACCTTGCACGACGATGCACCCGGCATCGTCTTCGCGAGCATTCCCGGCGCCACCTACAGCATGTACGACAACGGCGCGCTGATCGGTACCATGGTTGCCACCAAGACGAACACGAACTGGACCGTTCCGTCAGTCCTGTTCAACGGCGCGCATGAGCTTACGCTGATGGCCACCGACGCAGCGGGCAACAACAGCGCACAGGCGAGCATCAACTTCACGGTAGCAGCAGGTCCGGCCGCACCGGCATACCTCGGCTTGATCGATCATTCGGTGAGCAATTATGCTGAAGCGGACATTGCACAGGTGACGCATGATGCTCATCCGTCGCTCGTGCTGAGCGCAACGGTTGGCGACACGCTGAACCTGTTCGACAACGGCCAGTTGGTCGGAACCATGGTGGTGACGCAAGCCAACACGAAGTGGGACCTGCCTACGTTGTCCAATGGCGTGCATAACCTGAGCATCACGGAGACGAACGCATCGGGCACGAGCGTTCCACTGTTCCTGCAGATGACTGTGGATGCAACGCCTGCACCCGCGGTCCAGTCGCTGGTCAGCGCCGCTCACGCCGTGAGCCAGGACGTAACCGCTGTCTCGAATGACGCAAGCGTAGGCCTGCATGACAAGTTTGTCGCATCGGCTGGTCATCAGAACGTCGACCTGAACGTCGATCCGAACTCGTACTTCAAGCAGTCGTCAGCCCACATCGAAGGAGGCAGCAAGGGTCTCCACACAATGCACCTGGAAGGCAGTCACCAGGTACTGGACCTGACCTCGTTGACCGGCCAGACAGCAGCGGCCAAGATTTCGGGTGTCCAGGCCTTCGACTTGGGCGGACATGGAAACACGCTGCACTTGTCGCTCGTCGACGTGCTGAACCTTGGTCAAGCTGATTTGTTCCAGCACGACGGCAACAAGCAACTGATGGTGAATGGCTCGTCCGCTGACACGGTCGATGTGTCGCACGTAAAGCTGGCGGGCGTGGCAGATGCTCCGTGGGTAGAGCACGGCACGGCCTCGGTTGGCGGCGTGGCGTACAACGTGTATCAGAATTCAGCTGCTCACGCTGACCTGCTGATTCAGCAAGGCGTGCACGCTGTCGTACATTGA
- a CDS encoding DNA-deoxyinosine glycosylase, with amino-acid sequence MLKGFPPIADENTHTLILGSFPGVASLDAAQYYAHPRNQFWRLVGTVIGEPLHELAYDQRVLKLLEHGIGLWDVLAACEREGSLDTAIRHANPNDFASFRLHAPGLKKLCFNGKTSGRFEPVIREAGYETLVLPSSSPANAILSFDQKLRIWRDILK; translated from the coding sequence ATGCTGAAAGGCTTTCCGCCCATCGCCGATGAAAACACGCACACGCTGATACTCGGCAGCTTCCCCGGCGTGGCGTCGCTCGATGCCGCGCAGTACTACGCCCATCCGCGCAACCAGTTCTGGCGGCTGGTCGGAACGGTGATCGGCGAGCCTTTGCACGAGCTTGCCTACGATCAGCGCGTTCTCAAGCTGCTTGAACATGGCATCGGCTTGTGGGATGTGCTTGCGGCGTGCGAGCGCGAAGGCAGTCTCGACACCGCGATCCGTCACGCGAATCCCAACGACTTTGCCTCGTTCCGCCTTCACGCGCCGGGCTTGAAAAAGCTCTGCTTCAACGGCAAGACATCCGGGCGTTTCGAACCGGTGATCCGCGAGGCAGGCTACGAAACCCTGGTCCTGCCGTCGTCGAGTCCGGCGAATGCTATCCTCTCGTTCGATCAAAAATTGCGCATCTGGCGCGACATCCTCAAATGA
- a CDS encoding DUF3311 domain-containing protein, with product MAQDAVTATGQVRNKQWLWLLILPWIGVVWVPFYNKIEPVLWGFPFFYWYQLLWVLISAVITAVVYMKTKPIHAAPKLTPGSPR from the coding sequence ATGGCTCAAGATGCGGTGACCGCCACTGGTCAGGTCCGCAACAAACAGTGGCTTTGGCTGCTGATACTTCCCTGGATCGGCGTTGTCTGGGTGCCGTTTTACAACAAGATCGAACCGGTGCTCTGGGGCTTTCCGTTTTTCTACTGGTATCAGTTGCTCTGGGTGCTCATCAGCGCGGTCATCACGGCCGTGGTCTATATGAAGACCAAGCCCATCCACGCTGCTCCCAAGCTCACGCCCGGGAGCCCGCGATGA
- the mctP gene encoding monocarboxylate uptake permease MctP: MNPTATFVFVLFFIGVTILGFVAAHWRKADLGQLDEWGLGGRRFGTIVTWFLLGGDLYTAYTFVAVPALVFGAGATGFFALPYTILIYPFAFVVFPKLWSISKKFGYVTAADFVHARYNSRMLALAIAVTGIVATMPYIALQLVGIEVVIGALGFDTKGFVGDLPLIIAFAILAAYTYTSGLRAPAMIAVVKDVLIYITIIAAMIIIPAQLGGFGAIFHAVDPAKILLKAPDASSLNGYSAYATLAVGSALALFLYPHSVTAVLSSKSGNTIRRNMALLPAYSLVLGLLALLGYMALASGVKDMPEFAPYFKAYGSNFAVPALFLHFFPSWFVGVAFAAIGIGALVPAAIMSIAAANLYTRNVHKEFVNTNMTPEQETNVAKLVSLLVKVGAVVFILALPLTYAIQLQLLGGIWIIQTLPALVLGLYTRVLDHRGLLIGWAAGIATGTWMAVSLKLAGSIFTIHLFGYAIPGYAAVWALVVNLVVSIVVSILVRVIGLKRSDDRTSPEDYLDVAET; encoded by the coding sequence ATGAATCCCACCGCAACCTTCGTCTTCGTCCTGTTCTTCATCGGCGTGACGATCCTGGGTTTTGTCGCCGCTCACTGGCGCAAGGCCGACCTCGGTCAGCTCGATGAATGGGGCCTCGGCGGCCGTCGCTTCGGCACGATCGTCACGTGGTTCCTGCTCGGCGGCGACCTGTACACCGCCTACACGTTCGTCGCGGTTCCGGCCCTCGTGTTCGGCGCGGGTGCGACCGGCTTCTTTGCGCTGCCGTACACCATCCTGATCTACCCGTTTGCTTTCGTCGTGTTCCCGAAGCTCTGGTCGATCTCGAAGAAATTCGGCTACGTCACCGCCGCCGACTTCGTGCACGCCCGTTACAACAGCCGCATGCTGGCGTTGGCGATTGCCGTGACGGGGATTGTCGCAACCATGCCGTATATCGCGTTGCAGCTCGTCGGCATTGAAGTGGTGATCGGCGCGCTTGGATTCGACACCAAGGGGTTTGTCGGCGATCTGCCGCTGATCATCGCGTTTGCGATTCTCGCCGCGTACACGTACACGTCGGGCCTGCGCGCGCCGGCCATGATCGCGGTCGTGAAGGACGTGCTGATCTACATCACGATCATCGCGGCGATGATCATCATCCCGGCGCAGCTTGGCGGTTTCGGCGCGATCTTCCATGCGGTCGATCCGGCGAAGATCCTGTTGAAAGCTCCGGATGCATCGAGCCTCAATGGGTATAGCGCGTATGCCACGCTCGCGGTCGGTTCGGCGCTCGCGCTGTTCCTGTATCCGCACTCGGTGACGGCGGTGTTGTCGTCGAAGTCGGGTAACACGATCCGCCGCAACATGGCGCTCCTGCCGGCCTATTCGCTGGTGCTCGGCTTGCTCGCGTTGCTGGGGTACATGGCGCTTGCATCGGGTGTGAAGGACATGCCGGAATTCGCCCCGTACTTCAAGGCCTACGGTTCGAACTTCGCGGTCCCGGCTCTGTTCCTGCACTTTTTCCCGTCGTGGTTCGTGGGCGTTGCGTTTGCGGCGATCGGTATCGGCGCGCTGGTTCCGGCCGCAATCATGTCGATCGCGGCCGCCAACTTGTACACGCGTAACGTGCATAAGGAGTTCGTGAACACGAACATGACGCCGGAGCAGGAAACCAACGTCGCGAAGCTGGTGTCGCTGCTGGTGAAGGTCGGTGCGGTCGTGTTCATCCTGGCGCTGCCGCTGACGTACGCTATCCAGTTGCAGTTGCTCGGCGGGATCTGGATCATCCAGACGCTGCCGGCGCTGGTGCTCGGCCTCTATACCCGTGTGCTCGATCACCGGGGTTTGCTGATCGGCTGGGCTGCGGGGATCGCCACCGGCACGTGGATGGCGGTATCGCTGAAACTGGCCGGGTCGATCTTCACGATCCACCTTTTCGGCTACGCTATTCCGGGGTACGCCGCGGTGTGGGCGCTGGTCGTGAACCTGGTGGTGTCGATCGTGGTCAGCATCCTGGTGCGCGTGATCGGGCTCAAGCGATCCGATGACCGGACGAGTCCCGAGGACTATCTGGATGTAGCTGAAACCTGA
- a CDS encoding FUSC family protein: MSATEPSKPLRSHTRRTLHVLGSPYFRYRHAKYLHAARVALALLASIALTSGIDIPHGEWSTVTLLVVIGGLQHHGNIRKKAAERAVGTLLGASLGLGLILLQSVTHSTMITFVLLAVIAGVCAYHAIGKPGYIALLTGITTVIVAGHGNLSIDVGLWRTLTVLIGIVIALAFSFVLPQYATYSWRYRLADNMRDSARIYSAIVEGRRISVEALTKQFATMNSRLVSSRSLLASVAKEIDAPLAVLEDIQRQHRSIITALEMMASAMPDNAPGLAASGHAEERAVRHTLLLMARALRFGRVGLLHAATGSPAAAARLERTAGIAADLAPELQGPYWLAKRLAEQVDRLRLRLIEIERQWNLEGAQPFHR, translated from the coding sequence ATGTCCGCAACCGAACCGTCGAAGCCCCTCCGAAGCCACACGCGCCGCACGCTGCACGTGCTCGGCTCACCGTATTTTCGATACCGCCACGCCAAGTACCTCCACGCCGCGCGCGTGGCGCTGGCGCTGCTTGCGTCGATTGCGCTGACGTCGGGCATCGATATTCCCCACGGCGAATGGTCCACGGTGACTTTGCTCGTCGTGATCGGCGGCTTGCAGCATCACGGCAATATCCGCAAGAAGGCGGCGGAGCGCGCGGTGGGAACGCTGCTTGGCGCGTCGCTCGGGCTTGGGCTGATCCTGCTGCAATCGGTCACCCACTCGACCATGATCACCTTCGTGCTGCTGGCTGTAATTGCCGGCGTGTGCGCGTATCACGCCATCGGCAAGCCGGGGTATATCGCGTTGCTCACGGGCATCACCACGGTGATCGTGGCGGGGCACGGGAATCTGTCTATCGATGTCGGCTTGTGGCGCACCCTGACCGTGCTGATCGGCATAGTGATCGCGCTGGCGTTCTCGTTCGTGCTGCCGCAATACGCCACGTATTCATGGCGTTATCGGCTCGCCGACAACATGCGCGACAGCGCACGGATCTATAGCGCGATCGTGGAAGGCCGGCGCATCTCCGTTGAGGCCTTGACGAAGCAGTTCGCCACGATGAACTCGCGGCTGGTTTCATCGCGTTCGCTGCTGGCGTCGGTTGCAAAAGAGATCGACGCGCCGCTTGCTGTTCTGGAGGATATCCAGCGCCAGCATCGTTCGATCATCACCGCGCTGGAAATGATGGCGTCCGCTATGCCGGACAATGCCCCCGGACTTGCCGCCAGCGGTCACGCCGAAGAGCGCGCCGTGCGTCATACCTTGTTGCTGATGGCGCGTGCGTTGCGGTTCGGCCGTGTCGGTCTGCTGCATGCGGCGACCGGGTCACCCGCCGCCGCCGCGAGGCTGGAGCGGACCGCCGGCATTGCCGCCGACCTCGCACCGGAGTTGCAGGGCCCGTACTGGCTTGCGAAGCGGCTCGCGGAACAGGTGGACCGGCTGCGCTTGCGGCTGATTGAAATAGAGCGGCAGTGGAACCTCGAAGGTGCGCAACCGTTTCACCGGTAA
- a CDS encoding VOC family protein — protein sequence MRLEPYLYFNGRTEEALMFYQHAIGAETLSVLRFEDSPESVNATPEWKHKIMHSTFRIGSSIIMASDGVNAAPQVFSGFAIAIVADDDESGQRMFDALSVGGNVRMAWQPTFWSSGFGMISDKFGIPWIVSVMDDLGG from the coding sequence ATGCGTCTCGAACCCTACCTGTACTTCAACGGCCGCACGGAAGAAGCGCTCATGTTCTATCAGCACGCGATTGGTGCGGAAACCTTGTCAGTATTGCGTTTCGAGGATTCTCCCGAGAGCGTCAACGCAACGCCCGAATGGAAGCACAAGATCATGCACTCCACGTTCAGGATAGGCTCGAGCATCATCATGGCGTCGGATGGCGTGAACGCAGCACCGCAGGTGTTCTCGGGATTCGCCATCGCGATCGTCGCTGACGACGACGAATCGGGCCAGCGCATGTTCGACGCGTTAAGCGTCGGCGGGAACGTCCGGATGGCCTGGCAACCGACCTTCTGGAGCAGCGGTTTCGGCATGATCTCCGACAAGTTCGGCATACCGTGGATCGTGAGCGTGATGGACGATCTGGGCGGTTGA
- the tal gene encoding transaldolase — MTSALDQLKQYTTVVADTGNFQQLGEFKPQDATTNPSLILKAVQNDDYKPLLEKTVKDHASKSTGHIIDQLLVAFGKEILKIVPGRVSTEVDARLSFDTKASVDKGREIIKLYEDAGIDRKRILIKLASTWEGIRAMETLQKDGIHCNMTLLFAPVQAAAAADAGAQLISPFVGRIYDWYKKSAGADWDEVKMGGANDPGVQSVRKIYAYYKKFGYKTEVMGASFRTVNQITELAGCDLLTISPDLLKKLAESNDKVERKLSPEAVANDKVDKINVDESSFRFLLNDDAMATEKLAEGIRGFAADAVKLEKLIEALK; from the coding sequence ATGACATCCGCTCTCGACCAGCTCAAGCAATACACCACCGTCGTCGCCGATACCGGCAACTTCCAGCAACTCGGCGAATTCAAGCCGCAGGACGCGACCACGAACCCGTCGCTGATCTTGAAGGCCGTCCAGAACGACGACTACAAGCCGCTGCTCGAAAAGACCGTCAAGGATCACGCGAGCAAGTCTACGGGTCACATCATCGACCAGTTGCTGGTGGCGTTCGGCAAGGAAATCCTGAAGATCGTCCCGGGCCGCGTGTCCACTGAAGTCGATGCACGTCTTTCGTTCGACACGAAGGCTTCCGTCGACAAGGGCCGCGAGATCATCAAGCTGTACGAAGATGCGGGCATCGACCGCAAGCGCATTTTGATCAAGCTCGCGTCCACGTGGGAAGGCATCCGCGCCATGGAAACGCTGCAGAAGGACGGCATCCACTGCAACATGACGCTCCTGTTCGCACCGGTGCAAGCAGCGGCTGCAGCGGACGCGGGCGCGCAACTGATCTCGCCGTTCGTCGGCCGTATTTACGACTGGTACAAGAAGTCGGCGGGCGCGGACTGGGACGAAGTGAAGATGGGCGGCGCGAACGATCCGGGCGTGCAGTCGGTGCGCAAGATCTACGCGTACTACAAGAAGTTCGGCTACAAGACCGAAGTGATGGGCGCGAGCTTTCGCACGGTCAATCAGATCACGGAACTGGCCGGCTGCGATCTGCTGACCATCAGCCCGGATCTGCTCAAGAAGCTTGCCGAGAGCAATGACAAGGTTGAGCGCAAGCTGTCGCCGGAAGCCGTTGCAAACGACAAGGTCGACAAGATCAACGTCGATGAGTCGAGCTTCCGCTTCCTCCTGAACGACGACGCCATGGCGACCGAAAAGCTCGCTGAAGGCATTCGCGGTTTCGCTGCCGATGCGGTCAAGCTCGAAAAACTGATCGAAGCGCTGAAGTAA